A part of Allocoleopsis franciscana PCC 7113 genomic DNA contains:
- a CDS encoding thymidylate synthase → MSNSSPLLIDENNLSHAWAKAFLHIIDNPGKEISPLVVSITGFNDGIPNEDTDIRQSLDNCLAAEGEQTIDTVANTIFPHSLWRHSKDGRKELFERYLKIFPRIKAVELNKNKRGIYFERLIAFGSGPNDGNQLEYIISKYKDRPAVRRSMFQASIFDPGRDHVGSAQLPFPCLQHISFVPHKNNLTMNAFYATQQVFNKAYGNYLGLCRLGNFMAHEMDLKFSRMNCFIGVAKLDNITKSSETLAPVIKVCRKVIPSRTD, encoded by the coding sequence ATGAGTAACAGTTCACCTCTTTTGATTGATGAAAACAACCTTTCCCATGCTTGGGCAAAAGCATTTTTGCACATTATTGATAATCCAGGTAAGGAAATTTCCCCTCTTGTGGTGAGCATCACAGGTTTTAATGATGGCATACCAAATGAGGATACGGATATTCGACAGTCGCTTGACAATTGTCTTGCTGCCGAAGGTGAGCAAACAATAGATACTGTTGCGAATACGATTTTTCCTCATTCTCTCTGGAGACATTCTAAAGACGGACGAAAGGAGTTATTTGAGCGATATCTCAAGATTTTCCCCAGAATAAAAGCCGTAGAACTAAATAAGAATAAACGTGGCATTTACTTTGAAAGACTTATTGCCTTCGGCTCTGGTCCAAATGATGGTAACCAACTTGAATACATTATTTCTAAGTATAAGGATCGTCCAGCCGTTAGGAGATCGATGTTTCAGGCATCAATTTTCGATCCTGGGAGAGACCATGTGGGTAGCGCTCAACTTCCTTTTCCTTGTCTACAACATATAAGCTTTGTCCCACATAAAAATAACCTTACGATGAATGCTTTTTATGCTACTCAGCAGGTCTTTAATAAAGCTTATGGGAACTACTTAGGACTGTGCAGACTAGGGAACTTTATGGCTCACGAAATGGATCTAAAATTTAGCCGGATGAACTGCTTTATTGGTGTAGCCAAGCTGGATAACATCACCAAGAGTTCAGAGACTCTCGCCCCAGTCATAAAAGTATGTCGAAAAGTGATACCCTCAAGGACAGACTAA
- a CDS encoding ImmA/IrrE family metallo-endopeptidase — MRNQTLRNQRQVLAQQAQQKAIEVRRKTGFDNKSPLCIYGLCDKLNVRVKFVDISMEGIYLREAESVILLSALRPLPRRIFTCAHELGHHVFGHGSTIDELLGEAESSQAFEPEEFLANSFAGFLLMPILCVRKAFVSRGWDAASATPEQIFTIACNFGVGYETLITHMAYALKMISSSRASTLLKTKPKTIREKVLGRPSTDPLTIADAHWLMPTIDAEVGSLLLLPTGAQAVNDTITLEENHPKGQLFKANRPGIVRVYCRDTGWAVFVRVSRYQFIGLSQYRHLEEVEDE, encoded by the coding sequence AGGAATCAGACTTTGAGAAATCAGAGACAGGTTTTGGCACAACAAGCCCAGCAGAAAGCAATCGAGGTGCGGAGAAAAACAGGTTTTGACAACAAAAGCCCACTCTGTATTTATGGCTTGTGCGACAAGCTCAATGTGAGAGTCAAGTTTGTTGACATCAGTATGGAGGGGATCTATCTCCGAGAAGCCGAGTCGGTAATTTTACTTTCCGCATTACGTCCTCTCCCCAGACGCATCTTTACCTGTGCTCACGAACTTGGTCATCATGTCTTTGGACATGGTTCGACTATCGATGAACTGCTAGGAGAAGCAGAAAGCTCTCAGGCTTTTGAGCCAGAGGAGTTTTTAGCTAACTCCTTTGCTGGATTTTTGCTCATGCCAATTTTATGCGTGCGGAAAGCATTCGTTTCGCGTGGATGGGATGCGGCTTCGGCAACGCCAGAGCAGATTTTTACAATTGCCTGTAATTTCGGCGTTGGGTACGAAACGCTAATTACTCACATGGCTTATGCTCTTAAGATGATCTCCTCTTCAAGGGCTAGTACGCTTCTCAAAACAAAGCCCAAAACTATTCGTGAAAAGGTGCTTGGGCGTCCATCGACTGACCCGTTGACTATCGCCGATGCACACTGGTTAATGCCAACAATTGATGCCGAAGTTGGAAGTCTCCTTTTGCTTCCAACAGGTGCACAAGCTGTAAATGATACTATCACCCTTGAAGAAAATCACCCGAAGGGACAACTTTTTAAAGCTAACCGTCCCGGTATTGTGAGGGTTTATTGCCGTGACACCGGATGGGCTGTCTTTGTTCGTGTCTCGCGGTATCAGTTTATTGGTCTAAGTCAATATCGGCATCTTGAAGAGGTGGAAGATGAGTAA